In Streptomyces longhuiensis, the following proteins share a genomic window:
- a CDS encoding MogA/MoaB family molybdenum cofactor biosynthesis protein: protein MSPYRALVVTASNRAAAGVYADTGGPRIAKGLEAMGFQVDGPQVVPDGDPVAEALRAGVDAGYDVILTTGGTGISPTDRTPEATRSVLDHEVPGIPEAIRAFGREKVPTAALSRGLAGVAGRTLIVNLPGSSGGVKDGLAVLGTLLTHAVDQLRGGDHPRPDGGAS from the coding sequence ATGAGCCCCTACCGCGCCTTGGTCGTCACCGCCTCCAACCGCGCCGCCGCCGGGGTCTACGCCGACACGGGCGGCCCCCGCATCGCGAAGGGCCTCGAAGCCATGGGCTTCCAGGTCGACGGGCCGCAGGTCGTGCCCGACGGCGACCCGGTGGCCGAGGCGCTGCGGGCCGGTGTCGACGCCGGGTACGACGTCATCCTCACCACCGGCGGCACCGGCATCTCGCCCACCGACCGCACCCCCGAGGCCACCCGCAGCGTGCTCGACCACGAGGTGCCCGGCATCCCCGAGGCCATCCGCGCGTTCGGACGCGAGAAGGTCCCCACGGCCGCGCTCTCCCGGGGCCTCGCCGGCGTCGCGGGACGCACCCTGATCGTGAACCTGCCCGGGTCGTCCGGCGGCGTCAAGGACGGCCTCGCCGTACTCGGCACCCTGCTGACCCACGCCGTCGACCAACTGCGCGGCGGCGACCACCCCAGACCTGACGGGGGTGCGAGCTGA
- a CDS encoding 5-formyltetrahydrofolate cyclo-ligase, whose protein sequence is MCLSKADKNALRAELLQVRSGLPADDVETAAGALARQALELPELAGARTVAAYVSVGREPGTRALLDALHARGVRVLLPVLLEDNDLDWGAYDGQGSLARVQHAGKMALLEPSGEPLGTEAVVEADAVLLPGLAVDGRGMRLGRGGGSYDRVLARLERADADPALVVLLYDGEVVERVPEEPHDRPVHAVVTPSGVRRFR, encoded by the coding sequence ATGTGTTTGTCAAAGGCTGACAAGAACGCGTTGCGGGCAGAACTCCTCCAGGTGAGGTCGGGGTTGCCCGCCGATGACGTCGAGACGGCGGCCGGCGCGCTCGCCCGTCAGGCACTGGAACTTCCCGAGCTGGCCGGGGCGCGGACCGTCGCCGCGTACGTCTCCGTCGGCCGTGAACCGGGCACCCGCGCGCTGCTCGACGCGCTCCACGCGCGCGGCGTACGCGTCCTGCTTCCCGTACTCCTCGAGGACAACGACCTGGACTGGGGCGCCTACGACGGACAGGGGTCCCTCGCGCGCGTGCAACATGCGGGAAAGATGGCCCTGTTGGAGCCCTCCGGGGAGCCGCTCGGTACCGAGGCCGTCGTGGAGGCCGACGCGGTGCTGCTGCCGGGCCTCGCGGTCGACGGGCGCGGCATGCGGCTGGGCCGCGGCGGCGGCTCGTACGACCGCGTCCTCGCCCGCCTCGAGCGCGCGGACGCGGATCCGGCGCTCGTGGTGCTCCTGTACGACGGCGAGGTCGTCGAGCGCGTCCCCGAGGAACCGCACGACCGTCCCGTGCACGCCGTGGTGACGCCTTCGGGAGTGCGCCGCTTCCGGTGA
- the glp gene encoding gephyrin-like molybdotransferase Glp — protein MSSTTTHVTGQQHVWSVAEHLEDILATVRPLEPIELQLLDAQGCVLVEDVSVPLSLPPFDNSSMDGYAVRAADVAGASEEFPAVLTVVGDVAAGQAGRLRVGPGQAARIMTGAPLPPGAEAVVPVEWTDGGLGEGPVSGMRAHSAAPEGASGEVRVHRPAEARAHVRAKGSDVKTGDRALEAGTVLGPPQIALLAAIGRGTVRVRPRPRVVVMSTGSELIQPGEELAEGQIYDSNSFALTAAARDAGAIAYRVGAVADDAETLRSTIEDQLIRADLIVTTGGVSVGAYDVVKEALTSVGDSEDETGIGAGSGVEFRKLAMQPGKPQGFGTIGPEHTPLLALPGNPVSSYVSFELFVRPAVRTLMGLPAADVHRPSARAVLKSAKALSSPAGRRQFLRGTYDAEDGTVTPVGGSGSHLVAALAHADALIVLPEKTTSAEPGAEVDVVLLG, from the coding sequence TTGAGCAGCACGACCACGCACGTCACCGGTCAGCAGCACGTCTGGTCGGTGGCGGAGCACCTGGAGGACATCCTCGCCACGGTCCGCCCGCTGGAGCCCATCGAGCTCCAGCTCCTCGACGCACAGGGCTGCGTCCTCGTCGAGGACGTCTCGGTACCCCTCTCGCTGCCCCCCTTCGACAACAGCTCGATGGACGGGTACGCGGTCAGGGCCGCCGACGTGGCAGGCGCGAGCGAGGAGTTCCCCGCGGTGCTCACGGTCGTGGGGGACGTCGCCGCGGGCCAGGCCGGGCGGCTCCGCGTCGGGCCCGGACAGGCCGCCCGCATCATGACCGGCGCCCCGCTCCCGCCCGGCGCCGAGGCCGTCGTCCCCGTCGAGTGGACCGACGGCGGCCTGGGCGAAGGCCCGGTCTCCGGGATGCGCGCCCACAGCGCCGCCCCCGAGGGCGCCTCCGGCGAGGTCCGTGTGCACCGCCCCGCCGAGGCACGCGCGCACGTGCGCGCCAAGGGCAGCGACGTGAAGACGGGCGACCGCGCCCTGGAGGCCGGCACGGTCCTCGGCCCGCCGCAGATCGCCCTCCTCGCCGCGATCGGCCGCGGCACCGTACGCGTGCGCCCGCGCCCGCGCGTGGTCGTCATGTCCACCGGCAGCGAACTCATCCAGCCCGGCGAGGAGTTGGCCGAGGGCCAGATCTACGACTCCAACAGCTTCGCCCTCACCGCCGCCGCCCGCGACGCCGGAGCGATCGCCTACCGCGTCGGCGCGGTCGCCGACGACGCGGAGACACTTCGCTCCACCATCGAGGACCAGCTGATCCGCGCCGACCTCATCGTCACCACGGGCGGCGTCAGCGTCGGCGCGTACGACGTCGTGAAGGAGGCGCTGACCTCCGTCGGCGACTCCGAGGACGAGACCGGCATCGGAGCCGGCAGCGGCGTCGAGTTCCGCAAGCTCGCCATGCAGCCGGGCAAGCCCCAGGGCTTCGGCACCATCGGCCCCGAGCACACCCCGCTGCTCGCCCTGCCGGGCAACCCCGTCTCCTCGTACGTCTCCTTCGAGCTGTTCGTACGCCCCGCGGTGCGCACCCTCATGGGCCTGCCCGCCGCGGACGTCCACCGGCCTTCGGCCCGCGCGGTCCTGAAGTCGGCCAAGGCACTCAGCTCGCCCGCGGGACGACGCCAGTTCCTGCGCGGGACGTACGACGCCGAGGACGGGACCGTGACTCCTGTCGGGGGCTCCGGATCCCACCTCGTCGCCGCGCTCGCCCACGCGGACGCGCTGATCGTCCTGCCCGAGAAGACCACGTCGGCCGAGCCCGGCGCCGAGGTGGACGTGGTCCTCCTCGGCTGA
- a CDS encoding GNAT family N-acetyltransferase, with protein sequence MNSPSWPVELTDGDVCLRPIKLRDQRAWREVNRRNRDWLRPWEATIPPPTPSGPVAHRPTYRQMVRHLRAEASAGRMLPFVIEYQGRMVGQLTVAGITWGSMCSGHVGYWVDESVAGRGVMPTAVALAVDHCFRTVGLHRIEVCIRPENGPSRRVVEKLGFREEGLRPRYLHIDGGWRDHLVFALTAEEVPEGLLSRWRRKRGGNAAGPGGPNTAGQPGTSPK encoded by the coding sequence CTGAACAGCCCATCCTGGCCGGTCGAGCTGACGGACGGTGACGTCTGTCTGCGCCCGATAAAACTGCGCGACCAACGGGCCTGGCGCGAGGTCAACCGCCGCAACCGCGACTGGCTGCGCCCCTGGGAAGCGACCATCCCGCCGCCCACGCCCAGCGGCCCCGTCGCCCACCGTCCGACCTACCGTCAGATGGTTCGCCATCTGCGCGCCGAGGCGAGCGCGGGGCGCATGCTGCCCTTCGTCATCGAGTACCAGGGGCGCATGGTCGGGCAGTTGACGGTGGCGGGGATCACCTGGGGCTCGATGTGCTCGGGCCACGTCGGCTACTGGGTCGACGAGTCGGTGGCCGGGCGCGGTGTGATGCCGACGGCTGTGGCGCTCGCGGTCGACCATTGCTTCCGCACGGTGGGCCTGCACCGCATCGAGGTCTGCATTCGCCCGGAGAACGGGCCGAGCCGCCGGGTCGTCGAAAAACTCGGATTCCGTGAGGAAGGGCTGCGGCCCCGCTATCTCCACATCGACGGCGGGTGGCGCGACCATCTCGTCTTCGCGCTCACCGCGGAGGAGGTCCCGGAAGGCCTCCTGAGCCGCTGGCGTCGCAAGCGTGGCGGCAACGCCGCTGGTCCGGGCGGTCCGAACACCGCGGGGCAGCCCGGCACATCGCCAAAATAA
- a CDS encoding penicillin acylase family protein, with product MPSNTNASSGHSSGKKKGRRARLIVIVLVLAIVAGIGYGTYWSVSTVRGSFPQTKGSIKLDGLSGPVDVKRDSYGIPQVYASSDEDLFMAQGYVQAQDRFWEMDVRRHMTSGRLSEMFGKSQVKTDEFLRTLGWHRVAQKEYDSKLSPETKKYLQAYAKGVNAYLAGKDGADISLEYAALGFTNDYAPQKWTPADSVAWLKAMAWDLRGNMQEEIDRSLMTSRLGPQQIADLYPDYPYDRNKAIVQSGSYDSATGSYGAGSDGSGNQTGTGTGTGTSTGTGTSTGTGTSTEGAAGTGLAGDTEAPDGLQSQLTGLSDALDQVPAAVGPNGNGIGSNSWVVSGAHTITGKPLLANDPHLSPQLPSVWYQMGLHCRSLSASCQYDVTGYTFSGMPGVIIGHNQDISWGMTNLGADVTDLYLEKLNSGGGYQYDGKTVPFKTRKETIKVAGGDDKTITVRETNNGPLISDRDDELVNVGKKAKVDAAAPDRGDGYGVSLRWTALTPGKSMDAVFELNKAKDWKQFRKAAADFEVPSQNLIYADTKGNIGYQAPGKIPVRGKGDGSLPAPGWDAAYRWKSYIPQSALPYEYNPKRGYIVTANQAVIDKDKYPYHLTSDWGYGTRSQRITDLIESKIAGGGKISTDDMRTMQMDNSSEIAKLLVPKLLKIDVSDKYVREAQKLLENWDYTQNPDSAAAAYFNSVWRNILKLSFGNKLPKELRVKGQCLSVEPAGDTGPADEDRRVRECGERDEDSAQPDGGDRWFEVVRKIINDDNNDWWKAPATRTDAETKTRDQLFARAMEDARWDVTAKLGKDIDTWSWGRLHQLSLKNQTLGTDGPGWLQYVLNRGPWKLGGGEAAVDATGWNAAGGYGVIWVPSMRMVVNLADLDKSKWINLTGASGHAFSAHYTDQTEKWSKGELLPWVSSEKAVGANTKDTLVLHP from the coding sequence ATGCCCTCGAACACCAACGCCTCTTCCGGCCATTCGTCCGGCAAGAAGAAGGGGCGCAGAGCCCGACTGATCGTGATCGTGCTGGTCCTGGCCATTGTCGCGGGCATCGGCTACGGCACGTACTGGAGCGTCAGTACCGTGCGTGGCTCCTTCCCGCAGACAAAGGGCTCGATCAAGCTCGACGGGCTCTCCGGTCCCGTGGACGTGAAGCGGGACTCCTACGGGATCCCTCAGGTCTATGCCTCGTCCGACGAGGACCTGTTCATGGCCCAGGGCTATGTGCAGGCGCAGGACCGCTTCTGGGAGATGGACGTCCGCCGCCATATGACCTCCGGCCGGCTCTCCGAGATGTTCGGCAAGAGCCAGGTCAAGACCGATGAGTTCCTGCGGACGCTCGGCTGGCACCGGGTGGCGCAGAAGGAGTACGACTCCAAGCTCTCGCCCGAGACGAAGAAGTACCTCCAGGCGTACGCCAAGGGAGTCAACGCCTACCTCGCCGGCAAGGACGGCGCGGACATCTCCCTCGAGTACGCGGCACTCGGGTTCACCAACGACTACGCGCCGCAGAAGTGGACGCCGGCCGACTCCGTGGCCTGGCTCAAGGCGATGGCGTGGGACCTGCGCGGCAACATGCAGGAAGAGATCGACCGTTCCCTGATGACGAGCCGCCTCGGCCCGCAGCAGATCGCGGACCTGTACCCGGACTACCCGTACGACCGGAACAAGGCGATCGTCCAGTCGGGCTCCTACGACAGCGCGACCGGCTCCTACGGGGCGGGCTCCGACGGGTCCGGAAATCAAACCGGCACGGGTACGGGTACGGGTACGAGCACCGGAACGGGTACCTCCACCGGGACCGGCACCAGCACGGAAGGCGCCGCAGGCACCGGTCTCGCCGGCGACACGGAGGCCCCCGACGGCCTCCAGAGTCAGCTGACCGGGCTCTCCGACGCCCTGGACCAGGTCCCCGCGGCCGTCGGCCCGAACGGCAACGGCATCGGCTCCAACTCGTGGGTGGTCTCCGGAGCGCACACCATCACCGGGAAGCCGCTGCTCGCCAACGACCCGCACCTGTCGCCCCAGCTCCCGTCGGTCTGGTACCAGATGGGTCTGCACTGCCGGAGCCTGTCGGCCTCGTGCCAGTACGACGTCACGGGCTACACGTTCTCCGGGATGCCCGGCGTGATCATCGGCCACAACCAGGACATCTCCTGGGGCATGACGAACCTCGGCGCCGACGTCACCGACCTGTACCTGGAGAAGCTCAACAGCGGCGGCGGGTACCAGTACGACGGCAAGACGGTCCCGTTCAAGACCCGCAAGGAGACCATCAAGGTCGCCGGCGGCGACGACAAGACCATCACCGTCCGCGAGACCAACAACGGTCCGCTGATCTCCGACCGGGACGACGAGCTGGTCAATGTCGGCAAGAAGGCGAAGGTCGACGCGGCCGCCCCCGACCGGGGCGACGGCTACGGAGTCTCGCTGCGCTGGACCGCGCTGACCCCCGGCAAGTCCATGGACGCCGTGTTCGAGCTGAACAAGGCGAAGGACTGGAAGCAGTTCCGCAAGGCCGCCGCCGACTTCGAGGTGCCCTCGCAGAACCTGATCTACGCCGACACCAAGGGCAACATCGGCTACCAGGCGCCCGGCAAGATCCCGGTTCGCGGCAAGGGCGACGGCTCGCTGCCCGCGCCCGGCTGGGACGCCGCGTACCGCTGGAAGAGCTACATCCCGCAGTCCGCGCTGCCGTACGAGTACAACCCCAAGCGCGGCTACATCGTGACCGCCAACCAGGCCGTCATCGACAAGGACAAGTACCCGTACCACCTCACCTCCGACTGGGGTTACGGCACGCGCAGCCAGCGCATCACCGATCTGATCGAGTCGAAGATCGCCGGCGGCGGCAAGATCTCCACCGACGACATGCGCACCATGCAGATGGACAACAGCAGCGAGATCGCCAAGCTGCTCGTGCCCAAGCTGCTCAAGATCGACGTCTCGGACAAGTACGTCCGTGAGGCGCAGAAGCTCCTGGAGAACTGGGACTACACCCAGAACCCGGACTCGGCGGCCGCCGCGTACTTCAACTCGGTCTGGCGCAACATCCTCAAGCTGTCCTTCGGCAACAAGCTCCCCAAGGAGCTGCGGGTCAAGGGGCAGTGCCTGAGCGTCGAGCCGGCCGGTGACACCGGCCCGGCGGACGAGGACCGCCGCGTGCGCGAGTGTGGCGAGCGCGACGAGGACTCGGCGCAGCCGGACGGCGGAGACCGCTGGTTCGAGGTCGTCCGCAAGATCATCAACGATGACAACAACGACTGGTGGAAGGCCCCGGCCACCCGCACCGACGCCGAGACCAAGACCCGCGACCAGCTGTTCGCGCGGGCCATGGAGGACGCGCGCTGGGACGTCACGGCCAAGCTCGGCAAGGACATCGACACCTGGAGCTGGGGCCGGCTGCACCAGCTGAGCCTGAAGAACCAGACCCTCGGCACGGACGGGCCCGGCTGGCTCCAGTACGTGCTCAACCGCGGCCCGTGGAAGCTCGGCGGCGGCGAGGCGGCCGTGGACGCGACCGGCTGGAACGCGGCCGGCGGCTACGGCGTCATCTGGGTCCCGTCGATGCGCATGGTGGTCAACCTCGCGGACCTCGACAAGTCCAAGTGGATCAACCTCACCGGCGCCTCGGGGCACGCGTTCAGCGCGCACTACACCGACCAGACCGAGAAGTGGTCCAAGGGCGAACTCCTCCCGTGGGTCTCCTCGGAGAAGGCGGTCGGCGCGAACACGAAGGACACCCTGGTGCTGCACCCCTGA
- the galU gene encoding UTP--glucose-1-phosphate uridylyltransferase GalU, which translates to MTESHPRISKAVIPAAGLGTRFLPATKATPKEMLPVVDKPAIQYVVEEAVSAGLDDVLMITGRNKRPLEDHFDRNYELESALQKKGDAGRLAKVQESSDLATMHYVRQGDPKGLGHAVLCAAPHVGQEPFAVLLGDDLIDPRDPLLARMVDVQEQRGGSVIALMEVEPSQIHLYGCAAVEATEDGDVVKITGLVEKPDPADAPSNYAIIGRYVLDPAIFEILRRTEPGRGGEIQLTDALQQLADDEKAGGPVHGVVFKGRRYDTGDRGDYLRAIVRLACEREDLGPDFRAWLRSYVTEEM; encoded by the coding sequence ATGACTGAGTCGCACCCCAGGATCAGCAAGGCTGTCATCCCCGCCGCAGGCCTCGGCACCCGGTTCCTGCCGGCCACCAAGGCAACGCCCAAGGAGATGCTGCCGGTCGTCGACAAGCCGGCGATCCAGTACGTCGTCGAAGAAGCCGTGTCCGCCGGCCTCGACGACGTACTCATGATCACAGGCCGCAACAAGCGGCCCCTGGAGGACCACTTCGACCGCAACTACGAGCTCGAGTCGGCTCTCCAGAAGAAGGGCGACGCCGGCCGTCTCGCCAAGGTCCAGGAGTCCAGCGACCTCGCGACCATGCACTACGTCCGCCAGGGCGACCCCAAGGGCCTCGGTCACGCCGTCCTGTGCGCGGCCCCCCACGTCGGCCAGGAGCCCTTCGCGGTCCTCCTCGGCGACGACCTGATCGACCCGCGCGACCCCCTGCTCGCCCGCATGGTCGACGTCCAGGAGCAGCGCGGCGGCAGCGTCATCGCCCTCATGGAGGTCGAGCCCTCGCAGATCCACCTCTACGGCTGCGCCGCGGTCGAGGCGACCGAGGACGGCGACGTCGTCAAGATCACCGGCCTCGTCGAGAAGCCCGACCCCGCGGACGCCCCGTCGAACTACGCGATCATCGGCCGCTACGTCCTCGACCCCGCGATCTTCGAGATACTCCGCCGGACCGAGCCGGGCCGCGGCGGCGAGATCCAGCTCACCGACGCCCTCCAGCAGCTCGCCGACGACGAGAAGGCCGGCGGCCCCGTCCACGGCGTCGTCTTCAAGGGCCGCCGGTATGACACCGGAGACCGTGGCGACTATCTGCGTGCCATTGTCAGACTCGCGTGCGAACGTGAGGACCTGGGCCCGGACTTCCGCGCCTGGCTTCGCAGTTACGTCACCGAGGAGATGTAG
- the glpR gene encoding gephyrin-like molybdotransferase receptor GlpR → MSSSGLIYAVIVGAWAAYLVPMWLRRQDELNEARPTERFSTAIRLLSGRAGMERRYAKDLQTRSPEGEEQRSDPDDVTDSVDVRAFAAPPIRGERRNENRDACHERQPGSESRPQPRTSPARQTPERQVSARTPHDQQAHDRPNHDRPAGDPHTNGRSATGRPGPDRQQSDRAQSDRSAAERQAASADAAARARRSKVLARRRRTTVMLFLAFTAGAVVAAVGGLAFLWAPAVPAVLLSSYIFYLRAQERRRFAYTMDRRQAEVAAQRLRERQPRRRQPAAGRAAAEETEEGPAPEVETDPGLEALAADRRALVEQTDHAEWVDQQRERQRGPGQGDSWDPVPVPLPTYVTAPVAPRATGSVDLGAPDAWSSARSSTAGAAQQEPDGHAGEEPAAASEECDGADEIGDERSDARRAASARRSRERGRTPLFDQYDDGGRPRAANE, encoded by the coding sequence GTGAGCAGCAGCGGCCTCATCTACGCAGTCATCGTCGGGGCCTGGGCCGCCTACTTGGTGCCGATGTGGCTCCGTAGGCAGGACGAGCTGAACGAGGCCCGTCCGACGGAACGCTTCAGCACCGCCATCCGGCTGCTGTCCGGACGGGCGGGCATGGAGCGCCGATACGCCAAGGACCTGCAGACGCGCTCTCCCGAAGGGGAGGAGCAGCGCAGCGACCCGGACGACGTCACCGACTCGGTGGACGTCCGGGCCTTCGCCGCGCCTCCGATCCGCGGCGAGCGCAGGAACGAGAACCGGGACGCCTGCCACGAGCGGCAGCCCGGATCCGAGTCCCGGCCCCAGCCCAGGACCTCGCCCGCCCGGCAGACACCCGAGCGCCAGGTCTCCGCCCGGACCCCCCACGACCAGCAGGCACACGACCGGCCGAACCACGACCGGCCCGCCGGCGACCCGCACACGAACGGCAGGTCGGCAACCGGACGCCCGGGCCCCGACCGCCAGCAGTCGGACCGCGCGCAGTCCGACCGGTCCGCGGCCGAGCGCCAGGCCGCCTCGGCGGACGCCGCCGCCCGTGCCCGCCGCTCCAAGGTGCTCGCGCGCAGGCGCCGTACGACCGTCATGCTCTTCCTCGCCTTCACGGCCGGCGCGGTCGTCGCCGCCGTCGGCGGGCTCGCGTTCCTGTGGGCACCTGCCGTGCCCGCCGTGCTGCTCAGCTCGTACATCTTCTATCTGCGGGCCCAGGAGCGGCGGCGCTTCGCGTACACGATGGACCGGCGCCAGGCCGAGGTCGCGGCGCAGCGGCTGCGCGAGCGGCAGCCTCGCAGGCGCCAGCCCGCCGCGGGCCGGGCCGCCGCGGAGGAGACCGAAGAGGGGCCTGCGCCAGAGGTGGAGACCGACCCCGGTCTCGAGGCGCTCGCGGCCGACCGGCGCGCACTCGTCGAGCAGACCGACCATGCCGAGTGGGTCGACCAGCAGCGCGAACGGCAGCGCGGCCCCGGCCAAGGCGACAGCTGGGACCCGGTCCCGGTGCCCCTGCCTACGTATGTGACCGCCCCGGTCGCCCCGCGCGCCACGGGCAGCGTCGACCTCGGCGCCCCCGACGCGTGGAGCTCGGCCCGCTCCAGCACGGCGGGCGCGGCGCAGCAGGAGCCGGACGGGCATGCCGGCGAGGAGCCGGCGGCGGCGTCCGAGGAATGCGACGGCGCGGACGAGATCGGGGACGAGCGCAGCGACGCCCGCCGGGCCGCCTCCGCGCGCCGCTCGCGCGAGCGCGGCCGCACGCCGCTCTTCGACCAGTACGACGACGGCGGCCGCCCCCGCGCGGCCAACGAGTGA
- the moaC gene encoding cyclic pyranopterin monophosphate synthase MoaC — protein MSSSQDRLTHIDEAGAARMVDVSAKDVTARTARASGRVLVSPRVVELLRGEGVPKGDALATARIAGIMGAKRTPDLIPLCHPLSVSGVKLDLSVADDAVEILATVKTTDRTGVEMEALTAVSVAALTVIDMVKAVDKGAVITDVRVEEKTGGKSGHWTRPEAGE, from the coding sequence ATGAGCAGTTCGCAGGACCGACTGACGCACATCGACGAGGCGGGCGCGGCCCGCATGGTCGACGTGTCCGCCAAGGACGTGACCGCGCGCACCGCCCGTGCCAGCGGCCGCGTCCTCGTATCGCCCCGCGTGGTGGAGCTGCTGCGCGGCGAGGGAGTGCCCAAGGGCGACGCCCTCGCCACGGCGCGCATCGCCGGAATCATGGGTGCCAAGCGCACCCCCGACCTCATCCCGCTCTGCCACCCGCTGTCGGTGTCCGGAGTGAAACTGGACCTGTCCGTCGCCGACGACGCGGTCGAGATCCTCGCCACGGTGAAGACCACCGACCGCACGGGCGTCGAGATGGAGGCCCTGACGGCCGTCTCGGTGGCCGCGCTCACGGTGATCGACATGGTGAAGGCCGTCGACAAGGGCGCCGTCATCACGGACGTACGCGTCGAGGAGAAGACGGGCGGCAAGTCGGGCCACTGGACCCGCCCGGAGGCCGGGGAATGA